The Trichosurus vulpecula isolate mTriVul1 chromosome 4, mTriVul1.pri, whole genome shotgun sequence genome contains a region encoding:
- the LOC118848463 gene encoding ferritin light chain-like produces the protein MSSSSQIHQNFSSEAEAAINHLVNLYLQASCFYLSVGFCFDRDNVALSRVSRFIRELAKDKHEGAKHLMRLQNQRGGRVLLQAMQKPAQDEWGRSLDAMQAALNLEKDLNQALLKLHALGSSQGDPHLCDFLESHYLGEEVKLLKHLGNHLTTLRHVQEDPQSGLGEYLFERLSLKND, from the coding sequence ATGAGCTCTAGCTCCCAGATCCACCAAAACTTCTCCTCTGAGGCCGAGGCTGCCATCAACCACCTGGTCAACCTGTACCTGCAGGCCTCCTGCTTCTACCTGTCCGTGGGTTTCTGTTTTGACCGGGACAATGTTGCCCTGTCTAGGGTGTCACGTTTTATCCGTGAGCTGGCAAAGGACAAACACGAGGGTGCCAAGCACCTTATGAGACTCCAGAACCAGCGTGGGGGCCGTGTCCTCCTCCAGGCTATGCAGAAACCTGCCCAAGATGAATGGGGCCGCAGCTTGGATGCCATGCAGGCTGCCCTGAACCTAGAGAAGGACCTGAACCAGGCCCTCCTGAAGCTGCATGCCCTGGGCTCAAGCCAAGGGGATCCACACCTCTGTGACTTCCTGGAGAGCCACTACCTGGGTGAGGAAGTGAAGCTTCTGAAGCACTTGGGCAACCACCTGACCACCCTGCGCCATGTTCAGGAAGACCCCCAATCCGGGCTGGGGGAGTACCTGTTCGAGAGGCTGAGCCTGAAGAATGACTAG